The Isachenkonia alkalipeptolytica genomic interval TTAGTAGGCTTCGGTCTATTGATATTTATCATGCTGATGGTGACCTATCAGGACATTCTTAGACTGTTTTAGCAATCCCCCTTGAAAGGATAGATTAAGAAAGAAGGCAGGAAGAATCCGAGGATTCCTTGGAGAAATATTTTAGGAAATAGGTGAGACAATGAGACGACAAACGAAAAAGGTTCAATGCGGGCATCTTCATATCGGTGGAGATGCCCCGATTTCCATACAATCCATGACCACCACCGATACCCGGGATGTAAGAGCCACCGTGGCCCAGATCCATGCCTTAGAGGAAGTAGGCTGTGACATCGTTCGGGTGGCGGTACCGGATATGGCGGCGGCCAAGGCCCTGGGGGCCATAAAAGAAGAAATTCATATTCCCCTGGTGGCGGACATTCACTTTGATTACCGCCTGGCCTTAGAGGCCATGGAACAAGGGGTGGACAAACTGCGGCTGAACCCGGGAAATATCGGGGACAAAAGCCGGGTACAGCAGGTGGTACAAAAAGCCAAGGAGAAAAACATTCCCATTCGCATCGGCGTCAATGCCGGATCCATCAGTGAGAAAATCATCGAAAAGCACGGCGGCATTACGGCGGAAGCCATGGTGGACAGCGCCGTGGAACACATAAAAATCTTAGAGGCCATGGATTTTAGGGACATTGTCATCTCCCTAAAGGCCCACGACGTGGCCCTGACTCTGGAAGCTTATGAAAAGATCAGCGAAGTGGTGGATTATCCCCTGCACCTGGGTATTACCGAGGCGGGAACCCGATGGGCGGGGACGATAAAATCCTCCCTGGGGATCGGCGCCATGCTCTTAAAAGGTCTTGGAGACACCCTTCGGGTATCCCTTACGGGAGAGCCCACGGAGGAAGTGGAAGTGGGCAAGGAAATTTTAAAGGCCGCGGGGATACGGAAAACCGGATTGACCTTGATATCCTGTCCCACCTGCGGACGGTGCAATATTGATTTAATTAATCTCGCCACCCGGGTAGAAAAAGCCCTGAAAAATGTGGAAAAACCCATTGAAGTAGCGATTATGGGCTGCGCGGTGAACGGTCCCGGAGAAGCCAAGGGAGCGGATATCGGTATTGCAGGAGGCCAGGGCAGCGCCCTGCTTTTTCGAAAAGGGGAAATTATTCGGAAAATCCCCGAATCGGAAATTGAAGAGCAGTTATTAGCGGAGATTGAAAAGCTTTAGAGAACCGGGAGGGGAAATATGGAGACCTACACACTACAAGACTTCTTTGAAAAATTTCAGATCACCGGGGAGGCGTCCTTTGCTAACTACCGGGTTCAAAAAGTGGTGATGCATCGAAAACAGGGGAAGATGGATCTTCATTTGCGAAGTGAAAAAATCGGACTGGAGGACAGTTTGTTTTTATATCTGCATCAACTGAAGGAAAAGCTGGCCCTGAAAAAGGATATCGAACTCCAGCTGGAATATGACGGAGGAGAACAGGATTTCGAGAAAATCCTGGAGGAGAACCGGGAGAATTTATTTTTCATCCTACGACGAAATCTTCCCTTCTGTAAGGATTTTTTAAAACGGGAGGACTTGTCTTATCAACTGACGGGAGAACAACTGAGTATCAAAATTAACGAAGGGCTGATCGCTGACAAGGCTCGGCAGCGGAAGGTGAACAAAAAAATTGAAGCTTTTTTTCTGGAAACCTTTCGTAAAAAGATCACCTGTGAGATATTAGCGCCCAATGTGGAGTTTAACCTGAACGAGTATCATCAGACCCTGAAGGTGGAAGAGGAGAGCCTGGCCAAGGAACTGGATGCCCAGGAACCTTCAAAACCAGCAAAAGCCAACGGTAGCTCGGGGAAAGCCAAGGGCCCCGCAGGCAAGGGAGGCAATGTGATTCTTGGGAAATCCATTCCCTTAAACACGGAAATCACCAAACTTTCCGACTTGGAAGAACACCATGATAAGGTCACCGTGGATGTGGAAGTCTTTGATTTTGAATACAAGGAACTGCGAAGCGGGAAGAAGGTCTACATCCTACAGACCACGGACTATTCCAACTCCATTACCGTAAAATTCTTTGAAGGAAAGAAAATGTCCGTGGTACCGGAAGAGGTCATCAACAAAGGGGATACCTTCTGGATTCGGGGAGACATCGTCTTTGATAAATTTCTGAAGGAAAATATTTTAATGGCCTGGGATATCAACACGGTTAAAAAAATCGTCAAGGGAGACGAGTCCAAGGAAAAGCGGGTGGAACTCCACCTTCATACCCAGATGTCCTCCATGGACGGCATGACCAATATCTCCAGAATGGTTAAGCGGGCCAAGGAATGGGGCCATAAAGCCATTGCCGTAACCGACCACGGAGTTTTGCAGGCCTTTCCCGAAGCTATGGGGGCCGCAAAAGAGCACGATATGAAAGTGATTTACGGACTGGAGGGCTACGTGGTCAATGACAGTGAGCCCTTAGTTACGGGAGAGATGAGCCATCATTTTGACCAGGACTTTGTGGTGTTTGACTTGGAGACCACGGGACTTTCCAGCAACAATGACGGGATTACGGAAATTGCCGGAGTGAAAATCCGTGGGGGCGAAATCATCGACACCTTTTCCAGCCTGGTCAATCCCGAAAAAAACATTTCTCCGAAGATTACGGAAATTACGGGGATTACCAATGAAATGGTTCGGCATGAACGAACCGTCGACCAGGTACTGCCCGAGTTTTTAAAGTTTGCCCAGGGCAGCTGCCTGGTGGCTCACAACGCGGACTTTGATATGGGATTTGTCCGGGGGAAGGCCAAAAAACTCGGTTTAACCGTGGAAAATTCCGTAGCCGACACCCTGACTTTGTCCAGAGTCCTATTAAAGGACTTAAAACGGCATAAATTGAATTTAGTGGCCAAGCACCTGGACGTGCCCCTGGAAAATCATCACCGGGCCCTGGACGATGCCGAGGCCACGGGGAAAATATTTATTAAGCTGATGAATCGAATGAAGGAACAGGGAATTGAGACCCTGGGGGCTATCAACGACCAACTGGGGAAAAGAGTGGATTTTAAAAAGAGCCGCTCCTACCATATTGTCATTCTTGCAAAGAATTTACAGGGGCTGAAAAACCTGTATCAACTGGTTTCCGCCTCCCATATTGACTATTTTTATAAAAAGCCCCGGATTCCCAAAAGTCTGATTCGTAAACATCGGGAGGGACTGATTTTAGGGACCGCCTGCGAGGCCGGAGAGCTCTACCAAAGCATTCTCAAAAACGATCCCCCGGAAAAAGTGGCGGCAATTGCCAAGGAATACGACTTTTTAGAGGTCCAGCCCCTGGAGAACAATCGTTTTTTAGTGGATAAAGGATTTTTACGATCCACGGGAGAGCTGGAGAATATCAACAAGCGCATCATCGCCTTGGGAGACAAGCATGATAAACCGGTGGTGGCCACGGGAGACGTGCACTTTTTAAACAAAGAGGACGAGGTCTACCGAAGGGTACTGATGACCGGGCAGGGCTTTGACGACGCCGATAAACAGCCTCCTCTGCATTTTAAAACCACGGAGGAAATGCTTAGAGACTTTTCCTATCTTCCCGGGGAAAAGGCGAAGGAAATTGTCATTGAAAATCCGTCAATGATTGCGGATTCCGTGGAAGCCATCAAACCCATACCGGAAGGAACCTTTCCTCCGGAGATTGAAGGCTCCGAGGAAAACCTGAGGGAAATGTGTTATAACAAAGCCAAACGGATTTACGGGGATCCCGTGCCGGAGCTGGTGATCAACCGACTGGACCAGGAGTTGAATTCGATTATTTCCAACGGTTATGCCGTACTCTATGTAATTTCCCAGAAACTGGTGACCAAATCCCTGGAGGACGGTTACCTAGTAGGGTCCCGGGGGTCCGTAGGGTCGTCTTTTGCCGCCACCATGAGCGATATCACCGAGGTCAATCCCCTGCCTCCCCATTACGTCTGCGACCGTTGTCAGCACTCGGAGTTTTTCACCGACGGCTCCTACGCCTCGGGCTTTGACCTGCCGGATAAGCAGTGTCCGAAGTGCGAACACGAGCTGACCAAGGAAGGCCATGATATTCCCTTTGAAGTCTTCCTCGGTTTTGAGGGAGACAAGGAGCCGGATATTGATTTGAACTTCGCCGGAGAATACCAAAGCGTGGCCCATCAATACACCGAGGACCTCTTCGGTAAGGGCAAGGTTTTTCGGGCGGGGACCATCGGCACCATCGCCGACAAAACCGCCTACGGATTTATTCGTAAATATTTAGACGAAAAGGAGATCATCTCCAACCGTGCGGAGATCAACCGCCTGGTAAGCGGCTGCACCGGGGTAAAACGCACCTCGGGACAGCACCCCGGCGGGGTTATGATTGTCCCTAGGGATAAGGACATTCATGATTTCTGTCCCATACAGTATCCCGCCAATGATTCCAAATCCGGGATCATTACCACTCATTTTGATTACAACGCCATCAGCGGCCGGCTGTTAAAGCTGGATATACTAGGCCATGACGGACCCACGGTAATTAAAATGCTGGAAGATTTAACCGGCACCGACGCCCTGAAATGGCCCCTGGATGAGGCCAAGGTTCTGAGCCTTTTTACCGGCACCAAGGAAATCGGTGTGGATCCCAAGGAGCTGGGGTGCCCTGTAGGGACCTTAGGGATTCCCGAGTTCGGAACGAAATTCGTACGGCAGATGCTGGTGGATACTCAGCCCACCACCTTCGGAGAACTGGTCCGGATCAGTGGACTGTCCCACGGGACCGACGTATGGCTCAATAACGCCCAGGATCTGGTTCGTAAGGAAGTGGTGGAACTGAAGGATGTAATCTCCACCCGGGATGACATTATGAACTATCTGATCCTGAAGGGACTGCCTTCAAAGCTTTCCTTTAAGATTATGGAAAAGGTCCGTAAGGGCAAAGGAATTACCGAGGAGGAAGAGGCTACCATGGTGGAAAATCAGGTACCCGACTGGTACATCGACTCCTGTAAAAAGATCAAGTACATGTTTCCGAAGGCCCATGCGGCGGCCTATGTGATGATGTCCTTTCGAATTGCCTGCTATAAGGTGTACCATCCTGAAGCCTTCTACGCCACCTACTTTACCACGAAAGCCGAGGATTTTGATGCAGGGCTGGTGGTCAAAGGGGTGGAGGCCATGAAGGAACGGATCAAGGAAATTGAAAGTATGGGCAACGACGCCACGGCCAAGGAGAAAAACCTGCTCACCGTACTGGAGGTTTCCCTGGAGATGTACCTTCGGGGAATCGAGCTACTGCCTGTGGATCTTTACAAGTCCGATTCCGATCGATTTCAGGTCCTTGAGGGCAAACTCCTGCCGCCCCTGAAATCCCTGCAGGGAGTCGGGGAG includes:
- the ispG gene encoding flavodoxin-dependent (E)-4-hydroxy-3-methylbut-2-enyl-diphosphate synthase, with translation MRRQTKKVQCGHLHIGGDAPISIQSMTTTDTRDVRATVAQIHALEEVGCDIVRVAVPDMAAAKALGAIKEEIHIPLVADIHFDYRLALEAMEQGVDKLRLNPGNIGDKSRVQQVVQKAKEKNIPIRIGVNAGSISEKIIEKHGGITAEAMVDSAVEHIKILEAMDFRDIVISLKAHDVALTLEAYEKISEVVDYPLHLGITEAGTRWAGTIKSSLGIGAMLLKGLGDTLRVSLTGEPTEEVEVGKEILKAAGIRKTGLTLISCPTCGRCNIDLINLATRVEKALKNVEKPIEVAIMGCAVNGPGEAKGADIGIAGGQGSALLFRKGEIIRKIPESEIEEQLLAEIEKL
- a CDS encoding PolC-type DNA polymerase III, which gives rise to METYTLQDFFEKFQITGEASFANYRVQKVVMHRKQGKMDLHLRSEKIGLEDSLFLYLHQLKEKLALKKDIELQLEYDGGEQDFEKILEENRENLFFILRRNLPFCKDFLKREDLSYQLTGEQLSIKINEGLIADKARQRKVNKKIEAFFLETFRKKITCEILAPNVEFNLNEYHQTLKVEEESLAKELDAQEPSKPAKANGSSGKAKGPAGKGGNVILGKSIPLNTEITKLSDLEEHHDKVTVDVEVFDFEYKELRSGKKVYILQTTDYSNSITVKFFEGKKMSVVPEEVINKGDTFWIRGDIVFDKFLKENILMAWDINTVKKIVKGDESKEKRVELHLHTQMSSMDGMTNISRMVKRAKEWGHKAIAVTDHGVLQAFPEAMGAAKEHDMKVIYGLEGYVVNDSEPLVTGEMSHHFDQDFVVFDLETTGLSSNNDGITEIAGVKIRGGEIIDTFSSLVNPEKNISPKITEITGITNEMVRHERTVDQVLPEFLKFAQGSCLVAHNADFDMGFVRGKAKKLGLTVENSVADTLTLSRVLLKDLKRHKLNLVAKHLDVPLENHHRALDDAEATGKIFIKLMNRMKEQGIETLGAINDQLGKRVDFKKSRSYHIVILAKNLQGLKNLYQLVSASHIDYFYKKPRIPKSLIRKHREGLILGTACEAGELYQSILKNDPPEKVAAIAKEYDFLEVQPLENNRFLVDKGFLRSTGELENINKRIIALGDKHDKPVVATGDVHFLNKEDEVYRRVLMTGQGFDDADKQPPLHFKTTEEMLRDFSYLPGEKAKEIVIENPSMIADSVEAIKPIPEGTFPPEIEGSEENLREMCYNKAKRIYGDPVPELVINRLDQELNSIISNGYAVLYVISQKLVTKSLEDGYLVGSRGSVGSSFAATMSDITEVNPLPPHYVCDRCQHSEFFTDGSYASGFDLPDKQCPKCEHELTKEGHDIPFEVFLGFEGDKEPDIDLNFAGEYQSVAHQYTEDLFGKGKVFRAGTIGTIADKTAYGFIRKYLDEKEIISNRAEINRLVSGCTGVKRTSGQHPGGVMIVPRDKDIHDFCPIQYPANDSKSGIITTHFDYNAISGRLLKLDILGHDGPTVIKMLEDLTGTDALKWPLDEAKVLSLFTGTKEIGVDPKELGCPVGTLGIPEFGTKFVRQMLVDTQPTTFGELVRISGLSHGTDVWLNNAQDLVRKEVVELKDVISTRDDIMNYLILKGLPSKLSFKIMEKVRKGKGITEEEEATMVENQVPDWYIDSCKKIKYMFPKAHAAAYVMMSFRIACYKVYHPEAFYATYFTTKAEDFDAGLVVKGVEAMKERIKEIESMGNDATAKEKNLLTVLEVSLEMYLRGIELLPVDLYKSDSDRFQVLEGKLLPPLKSLQGVGENAAKNIVAGRKQGEFLSVQDLVQKTKVSKTVIEALKENRCILDLPETNQLSLF